From the genome of Bacteroides sp. MSB163, one region includes:
- a CDS encoding alkaline phosphatase, translated as MKNIRLQLFVLFLLCTCFLYAQQAKYIFFFIGDGMGINQIQMTELYSAELQGNIGVAPLLFTQFPIATIATTYSATNGVTDSAASGTALATGVKTRNGCIGVMKDKITSLKSIAVRAREAGCKVGVASSVAINHATPAAFYAHNENRKNYNEIGHDLVVAGFDFYAGADFWSVTPQDSIGLYELACNNGYTITRGYKEFQKKARTSDKMILFQRTAVSKVDSRTIPYAIDRQKTDLTLSEITRAGINILMKDPEKGFFFMIEGGSIDWACHSNDAATVIHEVQDLDKAIGVAYEFYQQHPDETLIVVTADHETGGLGLGTGSYELNLGVLSNQKISEREFSKVLNHLRKKSNGNVSWDIVKKSLSENFGFWKKIQLTLQQEDRLKKTYESSFINNTGLVESEYQKDEAVAAEAKKIINEIALVDWISKGHSASFVPVFALGAGAEDFQSRTDNAEIARKIAEIGGYGGED; from the coding sequence ATGAAAAACATCAGATTACAGCTATTTGTCTTATTCTTATTGTGTACTTGTTTTCTCTATGCCCAGCAAGCCAAATATATATTCTTCTTTATTGGAGATGGAATGGGAATAAATCAGATACAGATGACTGAACTATACAGTGCTGAACTTCAGGGTAATATTGGAGTAGCTCCCTTATTATTTACTCAATTTCCAATAGCAACTATTGCGACCACCTATTCTGCAACGAATGGTGTCACCGATTCGGCAGCTTCAGGTACCGCACTGGCCACAGGTGTGAAAACCCGTAATGGCTGTATTGGGGTGATGAAAGATAAGATTACCTCTTTGAAGAGTATCGCAGTAAGAGCTCGGGAAGCTGGATGTAAGGTTGGTGTGGCATCAAGTGTAGCTATCAATCATGCAACACCGGCTGCATTCTATGCCCATAATGAAAATCGAAAAAACTACAATGAAATTGGCCATGACCTTGTAGTAGCCGGATTCGATTTTTATGCAGGTGCTGATTTTTGGAGTGTCACTCCTCAGGATTCAATAGGACTTTATGAGCTTGCCTGTAATAATGGTTATACGATAACCCGTGGTTATAAAGAATTTCAGAAGAAAGCCCGCACATCGGATAAAATGATTCTGTTTCAAAGGACTGCAGTGTCGAAAGTTGATAGTCGTACAATTCCCTATGCTATTGATCGCCAAAAAACGGATTTGACATTGTCGGAAATTACGCGTGCTGGTATTAATATCTTAATGAAAGACCCTGAAAAAGGATTTTTCTTCATGATTGAGGGTGGGAGTATTGATTGGGCATGTCATAGCAATGATGCAGCGACAGTGATTCATGAGGTTCAGGATTTGGATAAAGCTATAGGGGTCGCTTATGAGTTCTATCAACAACACCCTGATGAAACATTGATTGTGGTGACAGCCGACCATGAAACTGGTGGTCTTGGGTTGGGTACCGGGTCGTACGAATTAAATCTTGGTGTTCTTAGTAATCAAAAAATCAGTGAGCGTGAGTTTTCAAAGGTACTTAATCATTTAAGAAAGAAAAGCAACGGTAATGTTTCGTGGGATATAGTTAAGAAATCGCTCAGTGAGAACTTTGGTTTTTGGAAGAAGATTCAGTTGACCCTGCAACAAGAGGACCGATTGAAAAAGACCTATGAAAGCTCATTTATTAACAATACCGGTCTGGTTGAAAGTGAATATCAAAAAGATGAAGCGGTTGCAGCCGAAGCAAAAAAAATCATCAATGAGATCGCTCTTGTAGACTGGATTAGCAAAGGTCATTCGGCTAGTTTCGTGCCTGTGTTTGCTCTCGGGGCTGGTGCAGAGGATTTTCAAAGTCGTACTGATAATGCCGAAATAGCTAGAAAGATCGCAGAGATAGGTGGTTACGGGGGAGAAGATTAA
- a CDS encoding carbohydrate kinase: protein MKTKTVVGLGEVLWDVFPEGKKLGGAPANFAYHAAQLGLDGIVVSAIGNDELGDEIVACFEDKGLPHMLESSSCPTGTVRVSVNERGVPKYTIEEGVAWDNILYNETLRALANRADCICFGSLAQRNSVSRNTIEQFLNDMPVDSYKIFDINLRQHFYTKEQIEKSFFLCNILKINDDELGKVCDMFSIVGTSIQQCRTLLVTYGWKILILTCGEMGSYVVTPEEVSFLETPKVKVVDTVGAGDSFTAAFCTLLLKGESIGEAHRRAVDVSAYVCTQAGAMPVLPNHLK from the coding sequence ATGAAAACGAAAACAGTTGTTGGTTTAGGGGAAGTTCTTTGGGATGTTTTCCCTGAAGGAAAGAAGTTGGGTGGAGCGCCTGCTAATTTCGCCTATCATGCAGCTCAACTGGGGCTTGACGGTATCGTAGTTAGTGCTATTGGTAACGATGAATTAGGCGATGAGATTGTAGCCTGTTTTGAAGACAAAGGATTGCCACACATGCTTGAAAGTTCGTCATGTCCTACCGGAACAGTTCGGGTTAGCGTCAATGAGCGTGGTGTTCCTAAATATACCATTGAAGAAGGTGTGGCATGGGATAATATCCTGTATAACGAAACATTGAGAGCATTGGCAAATCGTGCTGATTGCATCTGTTTCGGTTCATTGGCTCAACGCAATTCAGTATCACGAAATACTATTGAGCAGTTTCTTAACGATATGCCTGTTGATTCCTACAAGATTTTTGATATTAATTTGAGACAGCACTTTTATACGAAAGAGCAGATTGAAAAATCGTTCTTCTTGTGTAATATCCTGAAAATAAATGATGATGAGCTTGGCAAGGTTTGCGATATGTTTAGTATTGTGGGTACTTCAATCCAACAGTGCCGGACACTTCTTGTAACGTATGGTTGGAAAATACTGATCCTGACTTGTGGCGAGATGGGAAGCTATGTCGTTACCCCTGAAGAGGTATCGTTTTTGGAAACTCCCAAAGTGAAAGTTGTTGATACTGTTGGGGCAGGTGACTCGTTTACAGCTGCCTTTTGTACCTTACTCTTAAAAGGCGAATCAATTGGCGAAGCCCACCGGAGAGCGGTTGATGTTTCAGCATATGTTTGTACTCAGGCAGGTGCAATGCCTGTTTTGCCCAACCATCTTAAGTAA
- a CDS encoding LacI family DNA-binding transcriptional regulator, with protein MRYITIKDIATALGLSKSTVSRALNGDSKNVSKETLQKIVEMANKMGYRRNELAVNLRLRSTRIIGIMIPEMTTTFSMSFITAAQSLLHQQGYRVILALSDENPETERVNLAMFDNARVEGILISACHNTANLDVYRSFLDRHIPMVFFDRTISGISVPGVKSNDYTQSFFMVEHLIRSGKKQILHLTGPRHIQNTIDRKKGYRDALAKFHIPYDSRYAIESGISVDDGANAIEKVLNLGIPFNAVFCFTETQALGAKRTLQEHNIVIPEEVAICCMSGTALSTLVHPPLTAVEQQVDEMAAIAVRLILEKINDFSIPNQTITLQSNIIIRKSTVE; from the coding sequence ATGAGATACATTACAATCAAAGATATAGCAACTGCGCTGGGACTATCAAAATCGACTGTGTCAAGAGCGTTAAATGGAGACAGTAAAAACGTCAGCAAGGAAACGTTACAGAAAATAGTTGAAATGGCAAATAAGATGGGTTATCGTCGGAATGAACTGGCCGTTAACCTGCGCTTGAGAAGTACACGAATTATTGGGATTATGATTCCTGAAATGACAACTACGTTTTCCATGAGTTTTATCACTGCTGCTCAAAGTCTGTTACATCAGCAAGGCTATCGTGTTATTCTGGCGTTATCTGACGAAAATCCTGAGACTGAACGTGTGAACCTAGCTATGTTTGATAACGCACGCGTTGAAGGCATCCTAATCAGTGCCTGCCACAATACCGCCAATCTGGATGTTTACCGGAGTTTTTTGGATCGGCATATTCCAATGGTCTTTTTCGACCGCACAATTTCCGGAATCTCTGTTCCTGGAGTAAAGAGCAATGATTATACTCAATCATTCTTCATGGTTGAACATCTTATACGTTCAGGGAAAAAACAAATTCTCCACCTGACCGGACCTCGCCACATCCAAAATACGATTGATCGCAAAAAAGGTTATCGCGATGCATTGGCCAAGTTCCATATTCCCTACGATTCACGATATGCCATCGAATCGGGTATCAGTGTTGACGACGGTGCCAACGCTATCGAAAAGGTTTTAAATCTTGGTATCCCTTTCAACGCAGTTTTTTGTTTTACAGAGACGCAGGCGTTAGGTGCAAAACGGACATTACAGGAACACAACATTGTTATTCCAGAGGAAGTTGCTATCTGCTGTATGTCAGGAACCGCTCTATCAACCTTGGTACACCCACCATTGACTGCTGTTGAGCAACAAGTCGATGAAATGGCTGCAATTGCCGTCCGTCTTATTCTTGAAAAGATCAATGATTTCTCAATTCCCAATCAGACCATCACGTTACAATCTAATATCATTATTAGAAAATCAACGGTTGAGTAA
- a CDS encoding NAD(P)-dependent alcohol dehydrogenase gives MKGTMKVAVMLGIGRMGFEERPIPEIKSNEILVKLEYVGVCGSDIHYYETGRIGNYIVQPPFVLGHESGGTVVKVGQDVKHLKIGDKVALEPGKTCGHCHFCREGKYNLCSDVVFFATPPVDGVFAEYVAHEADLCFKLPTNVGTLEGALIEPLAVGFHAANQGEAHAGQTAVVFGAGCIGLISLMALKAEGVNTIYVVDIMEKRLEKALEIGATAVINSSMVNPIEEINKLTAGEGVNLVIETAGTEITTCQAINVAQKGSNIVLVGYSRTGEMLLPISLAIDKELTFKSVFRYRHIYPIAIEAVASGKVDLKSIVTNIFDFDDIQNAMDMSVSDKSNIVKSVIKI, from the coding sequence ATGAAAGGTACAATGAAGGTTGCAGTGATGTTGGGAATTGGTCGGATGGGATTTGAAGAGCGCCCCATTCCAGAGATTAAGTCCAATGAAATATTGGTTAAGTTGGAATATGTAGGTGTTTGCGGGTCGGATATCCATTACTATGAAACAGGGAGAATTGGAAACTACATCGTTCAACCTCCTTTTGTATTAGGTCACGAGTCTGGTGGTACTGTAGTCAAGGTAGGGCAAGATGTGAAACATTTGAAGATTGGCGATAAAGTGGCGCTCGAACCAGGAAAGACATGCGGTCATTGTCATTTTTGCCGTGAAGGGAAATATAACCTTTGTTCTGATGTGGTGTTCTTTGCTACTCCTCCGGTGGATGGGGTATTTGCAGAATACGTAGCACATGAAGCTGATCTCTGCTTCAAACTTCCTACGAATGTTGGCACGCTTGAAGGTGCACTTATTGAGCCGTTGGCTGTAGGTTTTCATGCAGCAAACCAAGGTGAAGCGCATGCTGGTCAAACTGCGGTCGTTTTTGGTGCAGGATGTATTGGTTTGATTTCGTTAATGGCACTCAAAGCCGAAGGCGTCAATACGATCTATGTTGTAGATATCATGGAAAAGCGTTTGGAGAAAGCGTTGGAAATAGGTGCAACTGCTGTGATAAATTCAAGTATGGTCAATCCGATTGAAGAAATCAATAAACTAACTGCTGGGGAGGGGGTTAATCTTGTTATTGAGACTGCCGGTACGGAAATTACTACCTGTCAGGCCATTAATGTAGCCCAAAAGGGTTCGAATATCGTTCTGGTGGGATATTCAAGAACAGGGGAAATGTTACTACCTATTAGTTTGGCAATTGATAAGGAACTCACATTCAAGTCGGTATTTCGTTATCGTCATATTTATCCAATAGCTATTGAGGCTGTGGCTTCCGGGAAGGTAGACTTGAAAAGTATCGTGACCAATATTTTTGACTTTGATGATATCCAGAATGCAATGGATATGAGTGTTAGTGATAAATCAAATATTGTAAAATCAGTAATTAAAATCTGA
- the ahcY gene encoding adenosylhomocysteinase: MSKELFSTLPYKVADITLADFGRKEIDLAEQEMPGLMALREKYGETKPLKGARIMGSLHMTIQTAVLIETLVALGAEVRWCSCNIYSTQDHAAAAIAASGVPVFAWKGETLADYWWCTLQALNFPGGKGPTVIVDDGGDATMMIHVGYEAESTASILDKEVHAEDEIELNAILKCVLAADPTRWQRVAAEVRGVSEETTTGVHRLYQMQEEGKLLFPAFNVNDSVTKSKFDNLYGCRESLADGIKRATDVMIAGKVVVVCGYGDVGKGCSHSMRSYGARVLVTEVDPICALQAAMEGFEVVTMEEACTQGNIFVTTTGNIDIIRIDHMTQMKDQAIVCNIGHFDNEIQVDALKHYPGIKCVNIKPQVDRYYFPDGHSIILLADGRLVNLGCATGHPSFVMSNSFTNQTLAQIELFNKKYETGVYRLPKHLDEEVARLHLEKIGVKLTKLTPEQAAYIGVNVDGPYKAEHYRY; encoded by the coding sequence ATGTCTAAAGAATTATTCTCTACTCTGCCTTATAAGGTGGCAGACATTACGCTTGCTGACTTCGGTCGCAAGGAAATCGATCTGGCAGAACAAGAAATGCCCGGCCTTATGGCTCTTCGCGAAAAGTATGGAGAAACAAAACCGTTGAAAGGTGCTCGCATCATGGGTTCCCTGCACATGACCATCCAGACAGCGGTACTGATTGAAACCCTCGTGGCACTGGGTGCTGAAGTACGCTGGTGCTCATGTAACATATATTCGACTCAAGACCATGCCGCAGCTGCTATTGCTGCAAGTGGAGTTCCTGTATTTGCCTGGAAAGGTGAAACATTGGCCGACTATTGGTGGTGTACGCTTCAGGCACTGAACTTCCCTGGTGGAAAAGGTCCTACGGTTATCGTTGACGATGGCGGTGACGCTACCATGATGATACATGTGGGATATGAAGCCGAAAGCACCGCTTCTATTCTGGATAAAGAAGTTCATGCAGAAGATGAAATAGAACTGAATGCAATCCTGAAGTGCGTACTGGCCGCAGATCCTACGCGCTGGCAACGTGTAGCAGCCGAAGTACGTGGTGTTTCTGAAGAAACGACGACAGGTGTACATCGTCTGTATCAGATGCAGGAAGAAGGCAAATTGCTGTTCCCGGCATTCAATGTAAACGACTCTGTAACGAAATCCAAATTCGATAACCTCTATGGCTGCCGCGAATCTTTAGCCGATGGCATCAAGCGCGCTACGGATGTAATGATTGCCGGTAAAGTAGTGGTAGTCTGCGGATATGGTGATGTAGGTAAGGGGTGTTCACATTCCATGCGTTCATACGGTGCCCGCGTACTGGTTACGGAAGTAGACCCGATTTGCGCTCTGCAAGCCGCTATGGAGGGCTTTGAGGTAGTAACCATGGAAGAAGCCTGCACACAAGGCAATATTTTTGTTACCACAACAGGCAATATCGACATTATCCGTATCGACCACATGACGCAGATGAAGGACCAGGCTATTGTCTGCAACATCGGTCACTTCGACAATGAAATCCAGGTGGATGCTCTTAAACATTATCCCGGTATCAAGTGCGTCAACATCAAGCCACAGGTAGACCGCTATTATTTCCCTGACGGACACAGCATTATTCTGTTAGCTGATGGTCGTCTGGTAAACTTGGGTTGTGCCACCGGACATCCGTCATTCGTTATGAGTAACTCATTCACCAACCAGACATTGGCTCAGATCGAGTTGTTCAACAAGAAATACGAAACCGGTGTCTACCGCCTGCCTAAGCACCTCGATGAGGAAGTAGCGCGCCTGCATCTTGAGAAAATCGGTGTAAAGCTAACGAAGCTTACTCCCGAACAAGCTGCCTATATAGGCGTGAATGTAGACGGACCGTATAAGGCCGAACACTATCGTTATTAA
- a CDS encoding PAS domain-containing sensor histidine kinase, with protein sequence MRDYKDKTKEELLEIIRDLEEQLASRSLPADPCPDEEPERFREKYGKEILEAIPDMLTVFDRNLDYIELLSSPGTNHVEGLSGKDKSHPNLKDIVPESEYRKIRANMERVVRTGFPSIGEHSLQFEGETHHYENLVCPLGDKYLLCMCRDVTSRENAQRELAAARVKAEESDRLKSAFLANMSHEIRTPLNAIVGFSRLVIDPGHDGDKDDYCNIIEQNSELLLCLFNDILDLSAMEAGSLGFVKEKVNVYAACLEEYERHRMKVNKGVKLVLDDVDKNLYVIGDRMRIMQVLMNLLSNAAKFTPSGEIHFGYQLRGNVIQFYVKDTGIGIPANRVAKIFERFGKINNFAQGTGLGLTVSRMLVERMGGRIWVRSGEGIGTTFFFTLPLE encoded by the coding sequence ATGAGGGATTATAAAGATAAAACGAAAGAAGAACTGCTGGAGATAATCCGGGATTTGGAAGAACAGCTGGCAAGCCGCTCCCTGCCGGCCGATCCTTGTCCGGATGAAGAACCAGAACGTTTCCGTGAGAAATATGGCAAGGAAATACTGGAGGCTATCCCTGATATGTTGACGGTTTTTGATCGTAATCTGGACTACATAGAACTACTTTCTTCTCCTGGTACCAATCACGTGGAAGGTCTGTCCGGTAAAGATAAGTCGCATCCTAACTTGAAGGATATAGTGCCGGAATCAGAATATCGTAAGATTCGTGCTAATATGGAAAGAGTGGTGCGTACCGGTTTCCCCAGTATAGGGGAGCATTCGTTACAGTTTGAAGGTGAGACACATCATTACGAGAATCTGGTATGTCCACTGGGAGATAAATACTTGTTGTGTATGTGCCGGGACGTGACGAGCCGGGAAAATGCACAGCGTGAGTTAGCCGCTGCCCGTGTAAAAGCTGAAGAATCCGACCGCTTGAAATCGGCATTCCTTGCAAATATGAGTCATGAGATTCGTACGCCTCTGAATGCGATTGTAGGATTCTCAAGATTGGTTATTGATCCGGGGCATGATGGAGACAAGGATGATTACTGCAATATTATCGAGCAGAATTCAGAATTGCTGTTGTGTCTGTTTAATGATATTCTGGATTTGTCCGCTATGGAGGCGGGTTCTTTGGGGTTTGTTAAGGAGAAAGTAAATGTGTATGCAGCCTGTCTTGAAGAATATGAAAGGCATCGGATGAAAGTTAATAAGGGTGTGAAACTGGTACTGGATGATGTCGACAAGAATCTATATGTTATCGGAGATAGGATGCGAATCATGCAGGTGTTGATGAACCTGTTAAGTAATGCCGCTAAATTTACTCCGTCCGGAGAGATTCATTTCGGTTATCAGCTTCGGGGGAATGTCATACAATTCTACGTAAAAGATACGGGTATCGGTATTCCGGCCAATCGGGTGGCTAAGATATTTGAACGTTTCGGTAAGATTAATAACTTTGCGCAAGGGACCGGGCTGGGACTGACTGTTTCCCGTATGCTGGTGGAACGGATGGGTGGACGTATTTGGGTACGTTCAGGAGAAGGAATAGGGACGACATTCTTTTTTACGCTACCGCTAGAATAA
- a CDS encoding YfhO family protein, which translates to MKKLLPDLLVIFMFAVLSFAYFFPADIENRILFQHDTAAGAGAGQEATQYREKTGEYTRWTNSLFGGMPTYQIAPSYESTQPLTWVQKVYQLFLPTYVNLTFILMLGFFILLRAFGIPTWLAGLGGLMWAFSSYFFILISAGHIWKFITLAYIPPTIAGIVLAYQGKYLAGGIVTALFIALQILSNHVQMSYYFLFVILFIAGAYFEDAWRNKTLPQFFKASGVLVVAALIGISVNLSNLYHTYEYSKETMRGKSELVETGDAAKQTSSGLDRDYITQWSYGIGETWTLLVPNFKGGASVPLALNETAMEKANPTYAGLYQQLSQYFGNQPMTSGPVYVGAFVLFLFILGCFIVKGPLKWALIGATFFSIVLSWGKNFMPLTDFFIDYIPMYSKFRAVSSILVIAEFTIPLLAIFALKKILDEPEVLKKKIKFVGISLALTAGVALILAVIPGAFSSTFVPAQEAQMLQNAVNQQMIPANELSGILSNLAEMRAAMVSADALRSFIIIVIGCVLLWLYYSGKRRKSFVIAGIAILCVADMWSVNKRYLHDDQFVPRSAQVDTFKKTQADEIILQDTDPNYRVLSFSGDAFSENKTSYWHKSVGGYHAAKLRRYQEMIDHHILPEMQAAYRDIATAGGEMDSVDASKFRVLNMLNTKYFILPAGQGQTVPIKNPYAYGNAWFVNNVEYVDNANQEIDALNTILPTETAVVDARFKDILKGITTAHKDSLSSVRLTSYEPNRLVYETNNSKDGVIVFSEIYYPDGWIATIDGEPADIARADYILRSMYVPAGKHTIEMRFDPKSLHVTEGIAYAALALMVIGIMIMVVVYRKKLSSR; encoded by the coding sequence ATGAAAAAGCTCCTCCCTGACCTCCTGGTCATCTTTATGTTTGCAGTACTTTCATTCGCCTATTTCTTCCCGGCGGATATAGAAAACCGCATTCTTTTTCAACATGACACGGCTGCCGGTGCAGGTGCCGGACAAGAAGCGACTCAGTATCGCGAAAAAACCGGTGAGTATACACGCTGGACTAACTCTCTGTTCGGTGGTATGCCGACTTATCAGATAGCCCCCAGCTACGAGTCAACCCAACCGTTGACCTGGGTACAGAAGGTCTACCAACTATTTTTGCCTACGTATGTCAACCTGACATTTATCCTGATGCTCGGCTTTTTCATCCTGTTGCGTGCATTTGGTATACCTACATGGTTGGCAGGATTAGGTGGATTAATGTGGGCATTCTCATCCTACTTCTTCATTCTGATATCTGCCGGACACATCTGGAAGTTTATCACACTGGCTTATATACCACCTACAATAGCAGGTATCGTACTGGCTTACCAGGGTAAATATCTGGCAGGAGGCATTGTTACAGCACTGTTCATTGCCCTGCAAATTCTGTCGAACCACGTACAGATGAGTTATTACTTCCTGTTTGTCATCCTCTTCATTGCAGGAGCCTACTTTGAAGATGCATGGCGCAACAAGACCTTACCGCAATTTTTCAAGGCAAGCGGTGTGCTTGTGGTAGCTGCGCTGATTGGTATATCCGTCAATCTGTCGAACCTGTATCACACTTATGAATACAGCAAAGAAACCATGCGCGGCAAAAGTGAGCTCGTAGAAACCGGTGATGCCGCCAAACAGACCAGTAGCGGACTGGACCGTGACTATATCACCCAATGGAGTTATGGTATCGGCGAAACCTGGACCTTATTAGTGCCCAACTTTAAAGGTGGCGCTTCCGTTCCTCTCGCCCTGAATGAGACAGCCATGGAAAAAGCCAATCCGACCTATGCCGGACTTTACCAGCAACTGTCCCAATACTTTGGTAACCAGCCTATGACGTCAGGTCCTGTATATGTAGGTGCTTTTGTACTATTCCTTTTCATCCTAGGCTGCTTCATCGTCAAAGGTCCATTGAAATGGGCATTGATCGGAGCCACATTCTTCTCCATTGTTCTTTCATGGGGTAAGAACTTTATGCCACTGACAGATTTCTTCATTGATTATATACCCATGTATAGTAAGTTCCGTGCAGTATCATCCATCCTCGTTATTGCTGAATTTACCATTCCACTACTGGCCATCTTTGCTCTGAAAAAGATTCTGGACGAACCGGAGGTATTAAAAAAGAAGATAAAGTTCGTTGGTATCAGTCTGGCACTGACTGCCGGTGTAGCTTTGATATTAGCCGTGATTCCAGGAGCTTTCAGTTCAACTTTCGTCCCCGCACAGGAAGCGCAGATGTTACAGAATGCAGTCAATCAGCAGATGATTCCTGCAAACGAGCTGTCCGGCATTCTTTCCAACCTGGCAGAAATGCGTGCTGCAATGGTAAGCGCCGACGCACTGCGTAGCTTCATTATCATTGTAATTGGCTGCGTGTTGCTGTGGCTTTACTACAGCGGAAAACGAAGAAAGTCATTCGTAATTGCCGGTATCGCTATTCTCTGTGTAGCAGACATGTGGAGTGTCAACAAGCGTTATCTGCACGATGACCAATTCGTCCCCCGTTCTGCCCAGGTTGACACCTTTAAGAAAACGCAAGCTGATGAAATCATCCTCCAAGACACTGACCCGAATTACCGCGTATTGAGCTTTTCCGGAGATGCATTCAGCGAGAATAAAACTTCTTACTGGCACAAGAGCGTAGGTGGATATCACGCAGCCAAACTGAGACGTTATCAGGAAATGATTGATCATCACATTTTACCCGAAATGCAGGCAGCCTATCGGGATATTGCTACCGCAGGTGGTGAGATGGACAGTGTGGATGCTTCCAAGTTCCGCGTTCTGAATATGCTGAACACGAAATATTTTATCCTCCCTGCCGGACAAGGGCAGACAGTTCCTATCAAGAATCCGTACGCTTACGGCAATGCATGGTTCGTCAACAATGTGGAGTACGTGGACAATGCCAACCAGGAAATTGATGCCCTGAACACCATATTGCCAACAGAAACTGCCGTAGTAGATGCTCGTTTCAAAGATATTCTGAAAGGTATTACCACTGCCCATAAAGACAGTCTTTCCAGCGTGCGTCTGACAAGTTACGAACCAAACCGTCTGGTTTATGAAACGAATAATTCTAAAGACGGCGTTATCGTATTCTCCGAAATCTATTATCCGGACGGCTGGATAGCCACCATTGACGGAGAGCCTGCCGACATTGCCCGTGCAGACTATATCCTGCGTTCTATGTACGTCCCTGCCGGAAAGCATACCATCGAAATGCGCTTTGATCCGAAGAGCCTGCATGTAACGGAAGGCATCGCTTATGCAGCACTGGCTCTGATGGTTATAGGCATTATGATAATGGTGGTTGTATATAGAAAGAAGCTGAGTTCACGCTAA